The sequence GTGGATATTAGAACTATCGAATCCCTTCTAGAAAACAATAGCGGAATTACGGAATCAGTCTGTTTTCACGCCCAACAGGCTGTGGAAAAATACCTGAAACTTTTTCTGGTCAGCCGGGAAATCACCCCTCCGAAAACCCACAATATTCGTCTGTTATTAAATGAATGCGAAACACTTCATTCGGACTTTTCGTCTTAAAAAGACGCCGCCGCGCTGACTGAATATGCGGTCGAAGCGCGTTATCCCGACGATTATTTCATACCGTCCG is a genomic window of Brevinematales bacterium containing:
- a CDS encoding HEPN domain-containing protein; protein product: MAKDLDSIIERWKYKADVDIRTIESLLENNSGITESVCFHAQQAVEKYLKLFLVSREITPPKTHNIRLLLNECETLHSDFSS